In Nocardia sp. NBC_01327, the genomic stretch TCTACGGCGGCCGCCGAATCTTCAGCCAGCACAACAAGAATCTGACCCGGCTCGCCGCCAGCCTGCCGCAGCGCACCACCGAGCGGCTCATCTTCGCCGAATGTGTCTCGCACGGAGTCGAATTCCGCTGGGATGCGGCGGTCGCGGGCGTCGACAGCGACCCGGACGGCGTCACGCTCACGCTGGCCTCGGGCGATCGGATCCATGCGCCCTATGTGATCGGCGCGGACGGCGCACGATCGGTGGTACGCAAGGCAATCGGGGTGCGGATGGACGGGGTCACCGACGAGACGCCATTCATCATTGTCGATGTGGACGAGCATCCGGACGGCTCGACACCGATGGCCGGTTACTTCCATTACGAGAGCCCCGAGTTGGGCGGCCGCAATGTCATGCATATGCCGTTCGCGACCGGAATGCGGATCGATCTGCAGTGCCTGCCCACCGACGACGTGGAGTACCTCGCCAGCCCCGATGGTGTGCGCGAATGGGTTTCGAAGGTGGTGGACCCCTGGTACGGGCAGCACGTGCAGTGGATTTCCACCTACCGCTTCCATCAGGTCGTCGCCGATTCGTACACCGACGCGCACCGCAGGGTCCTGCTGGTCGGTGAGGCCGCGCACTTGTTCGCGCCGTGGGGTGGGCGCGGCCTCAACTCCGGTGTGTTCGATGCCGCCGACGCCGCCGACGCCATCGCGACGGCCATGTCCACCGGCGATCCTGCGCGCCGCCGCGAATTGATCGACCGTTGCGCCGAAGACGGGCGGAACTGGGGTCTGCACAATCGGGACATCTCCTCGAAGGCGCTGCGGGTCATGCGCGGCACGGACCTGGTGACCAAGGTGAAGCGAGAAGTGGCATCTCGGCTCGCGCCGAGGGTCTGGCCCGCCGGCGCCTGGCTCGCCAATGGCCCCCTCCAGATCCCGGTGCCGCGCCCGGGTGCTCGGGCCTACTACTGACCATGACTACCGTGGGTGCGGTGAGCTCACCTGCCAAGCGCCCC encodes the following:
- a CDS encoding FAD-dependent oxidoreductase; this encodes MSDGIVDAEPCVVVGAGPVGLVAALALARKGIRVLVLEAEPEDRIRPGSRAIALMFPTLRRLDQVLPGLGRQISAAGVAPTGYDAFYGGRRIFSQHNKNLTRLAASLPQRTTERLIFAECVSHGVEFRWDAAVAGVDSDPDGVTLTLASGDRIHAPYVIGADGARSVVRKAIGVRMDGVTDETPFIIVDVDEHPDGSTPMAGYFHYESPELGGRNVMHMPFATGMRIDLQCLPTDDVEYLASPDGVREWVSKVVDPWYGQHVQWISTYRFHQVVADSYTDAHRRVLLVGEAAHLFAPWGGRGLNSGVFDAADAADAIATAMSTGDPARRRELIDRCAEDGRNWGLHNRDISSKALRVMRGTDLVTKVKREVASRLAPRVWPAGAWLANGPLQIPVPRPGARAYY